Proteins from one Archocentrus centrarchus isolate MPI-CPG fArcCen1 chromosome 8, fArcCen1, whole genome shotgun sequence genomic window:
- the LOC115785187 gene encoding serine/threonine-protein kinase pim-2-like has translation MKRKDSTIQGPPSKRQRCASGPTQLAFKPVPTKAVKRKASTEMGLLASETPRTANRERTCDPSPGCSSPSATNSGSALLPFACDTSTQHNHRLGENYRVCVKKRKASTTQGPPAKAEVFLQSISHHTKQRECIPPIGDVPGALQAWRRSLLFRVCWVENDGQIFSGHQTHPERRCGVCTSLKWKTSMVPLEVLLMTKVGGGPASGGTSAAVSLLDWYDLEQEVLLVMERPFPCVSLLKYMENSGGPLKEDNITRQLVDAAITMHTKGIFHGDIKAENLLLETGSSDPRVRVINFGCGCLVQEEPHFIFSGTSAYTPPEVLICGRYEAAPTTVWQLGALLYKMLDAEQYFSTSEFLRGRIHFNKDLSQDCQKFLDQCLATNPNQRATLEQIQRHPWLQNQAHVNT, from the exons ATGAAGAGGAAGGACAGCACAATACAAGGGCCCCCCAGCAAAAGGCAGAGGTGTGCCAGTGGACCCACTCAGCTGGCATTCAAACCTGTGCCAACAAAGGCTGTCAAAAGGAAGGCCAGCACTGAAATGGGGCTTCTGGCCTCAGAGACTCCCAGGACCGCAAACAGGGAGCGCACCTGTGACCCTTCCCCAGGCTGCAGCAGTCCATCAGCAACCAACAGTGGGAGTGCATTGCTCCCATTTGCATGTGACACCAGCACCCAACACAACCACAGGTTGGGAGAAAATTACAGGGTGTGTGTAAAGAAGAGGAAGGCCAGCACAACACAAGGGCCCCCAGCAAAGGCAGAGGTGTTCCTCCAGTCCATCAGCCACCATACCAAACAGAGAGAGTGCATCCCTCCCATTG GCGACGTACCTGGAGCTTTACAAGCTTGGAGAAGGAGCCTTCTGTTCAGAGTATGCTGGGTGGAGAATGACGGACAGATTTTCA GTGGCCATCAAACACATCCTGAAAGAAGATGTGGAGTATGCACAA gtCTTAAATGGAAGACTTCCATGGTCCCATTGGAAGTTCTCCTCATGACCAAAGTGGGAGGTGGACCAGCCTCAGGAGGCACTTCTGCAGCAGTCTCACTTCTAGACTGGTATGACCTAGAGCAGGAGGTCCTTCTGGTCATGGAAAGACCATTCCCATGTGTGAGCCTGTTGAAGTATATGGAGAACAGTGGTGGACCCCTGAAGGAGGAT aacatcacaagGCAGCTGGTGGATGCAGCCATAACAATGCACACCAAAGGCATCTTCCACGGTGACATCAAGGCCGAAAACCTGCTCCTTGAAACCGGCTCCAGTGACCCTCGAGTGCGGGTCATCAACTTTGGATGTGGCTGCTTGGTACAGGAAGAGCCACACTTCATCTTCTCTG GAACCTCAGCGTACACCCCTCCAGAGGTCTTAATATGCGGGAGGTATGAAGCTGCGCCCACCACAGTATGGCAGCTGGGTGCTCTGCTTTATAAAATGCTGGATGCAGAGCAATATTTTTCCACCTCTGAGTTCCTCCGTGGGAGAATTCATTTCAACAAAGACCTCTCCCAAG ACTGCCAGAAATTTTTGGACCAGTGTTTAGCTACAAACCCAAATCAGCGAGCCACCTTAGAGCAGATTCAGCGGCACCCCTGGCTGCAGAATCAAGCCCATGTCAACACTTAA